A genomic window from Quercus lobata isolate SW786 chromosome 10, ValleyOak3.0 Primary Assembly, whole genome shotgun sequence includes:
- the LOC115964795 gene encoding zinc finger MYM-type protein 1-like, protein MDITEVSELIDRKCQIYITHKEILHILTSNVRNAIREEIGYAKFCILVDEARDESKREQMTIILRFVDKNGFIKERFFHVVHVRDTTALTLKNEICAVISCYNFHIENIRDQGYDGASNMRGEWNGLQVLFLKECPYAYYVHCMTHRLQLALVTASREVKVVHQLFDHLTNIINIVVGSSKYNDELQYAQGEQIENMIASNEIEIGRGANQIGTLQRAGDTRWGSHFQYICSLIKMFDASCEVINTISEEGVNYKQRGDVEGTYQVLTSFEYVLILHMMKEIMGITNILCQALQQHSQDLLNAMHLVSTTKSLIQKLRDDGWEPLLDIITSFCGQHEIDIPNLNARYTKARGRYRHQDEALTTIEHHLRIGIFTVAIDFQLQELNSRFCELTTNLLTLSSALNPKNAFRSFKIGDICNLAKNYYPQDFTEQEICLLKHQLQHYELDVTKHPDFQNMGTISKLCRGLEISGKSKFYHLIDKLIRLVLTLPVSTATTEQAFSAMKLLKTRLRNRMKDELLADNMKLLGISPWK, encoded by the exons ATGGACATTACAGAGGTTTCTGAGCTTATTGACAG GAAATGCCAAATATATATCACCCACAAGGAGATTTTGCATATTCTTACTAGTAATGTACGAAATGCTATTCGTGAAGAAATTGGGTatgcaaaattttgcattcttgTTGATGAAGCCCGGGATGAGTCGAAGAGAGAGCAAATGACCATTATTTTGAGGTTTGTTGATAAAAATGGTTTCATTAAAGAGCGTTTCTTTCATGTTGTGCATGTTAGAGATACTACTGCATTAACCTTAAAGAATGAGATATGTGCTGTCATTTCTTGTTACAACTTTCACATTGAGAATATTCGAGATCAAGGGTATGATGGAGCTAGTAATATGCGTGGTGAATGGAATGGATTACAAGTTCTATTTCTTAAAGAATGTCCATATGCTTATTATGTACATTGCATGACTCATAGGTTGCAATTGGCTTTAGTTACAGCATCTAGAGAAGTGAAAGTTGTTCATCAATTATTTGATCATTTGACTAATATTATCAATATTGTTGTTGGTTCTAGTAAGTATAATGATGAATTGCAATATGCTCAAGGGGAACAAATTGAGAACATGATTGCTTCTAATGAAATTGAGATTGGAAGAGGAGCAAACCAAATTGGTACTTTGCAACGGGCTGGAGATACACGTTGGGGatctcattttcaatatatttgtaGTTTGATAAAAATGTTTGATGCAAGTTGCGAAGTTATCAATACTATCTCTGAGGAAGGGGTTAATTATAAACAACGTGGTGATGTCGAGGGAACTTATCAGGTATTAAcatcatttgaatatgttttaattttgcATATGATGAAAGAGATTATGGGAATTACTAATATTCTTTGCCAAGCTTTGCAACAACATTCTCAGGATCTTTTAAATGCCATGCATTTAGTTTCAACTACAAAATCACTTATTCAAAAGTTGAGAGATGATGGATGGGAGCCTTTACTTGATATTATTACATCATTTTGTGGACAACATGAAATTGATATTCCTAATTTAAATGCTCGTTACACTAAAGCTCGAGGTAGATATCGTCATCAAGATGAAGCTTTGACAACAATAGAACATCATTTAAGAATTGGCATATTTACAGTTGCAATAGATTTTCAATTGCAAGAATTGAATAGTAGATTTTGTGAGCTAACAACAAATCTTCTCACTCTTAGTTCAGCATTAAATCCTAAGAATGCTTTTAGATCATTCAAAATTGGTGATATTTGcaatttggctaaaaattattaTCCTCAAGATTTCACTGAGCAGGAAATTTGTCTTTTGAAGCATCAATTGCAACATTATGAGCTTGATGTGACAAAGCATCCAGATTTTCAGAATATGGGTACAATATCTAAGCTATGTAGGGGATTAGAAATTTCAGGGAAATCTAAATTCTATCATTTAATTGATAAACTAATTCGTCTTGTGTTGACTCTTCCAGTTTCTACAGCAACAACAGAACAAGCTTTTTCAGCTATGAAACTATTAAAAACAAGACTTCGTAATAGAATGAAGGATGAACTTTTGGCAGATAACATGAAATTGTTGGGAATTTCACCATGGAAATGA
- the LOC115965797 gene encoding uncharacterized protein LOC115965797: MHLHSQRNHLQEGHECCSKVWQLASVVSVLEAIRGIQAMKKSKTLIKGKMGVAVAFFILLYTCFVGIDLVFGYIVVGENVPDIAIRIVVGILSFLFLFKLILIALVVQTVVYFVCKSYHHQTIDKSALADHLEAVYLGDYVPLRKDVQLSDTHA, translated from the exons ATGCATCTTCACAGCCAAAGAAATCACCTTCAAGAAGGTCATGAATGTTGTTCCAAAG TTTGGCAATTGGCAAGTGTGGTATCGGTTTTAGAAGCTATTAGGGGAATTCAAGCTATGAAGAAGAGCAAGACTTTGATAAAGGGTAAGATGGGAGTTGCAGTTGCTTTCTTTATCCTGCTTTATACTTGTTTTGTTGGAATTGATTTGGTATTTGGGTATATTGTTGTGGGGGAGAATGTACCGGACATAGCAATCAGAATTGTAGTTGGAATTCTTTCCTTCTTATTCCTATTCAAGCTCATTCTCATTGCTCTTGTTGTCCAAACGGTTGTCTACTTTGTCTGCAAATCATATCATCATCAAACCATCGACAAGTCTGCTCTAGCGGATCATCTTGAGGCCGTTTATCTTGGGGACTATGTGCCTCTAAGGAAGGATGTCCAATTAAGTGACACGCATGCCTAG